In Triticum urartu cultivar G1812 chromosome 6, Tu2.1, whole genome shotgun sequence, the following proteins share a genomic window:
- the LOC125512647 gene encoding histone-arginine methyltransferase METTL23-like has product MDSASASASSSEAEEEPGRAPPPRMTTVSRHYFGGASAESDHDLRVDIVENIEEDYGMFVWPCSVILAEYVWQQRPRFSRSRVVELGAGTSLPGLVAAKVGADVTLTDIAHNAEVLDNIRQICSLNNANCTVLGLTWGDWDEPVFDLHPDIILGADVLYDSAKFDDLFATVTFLLENSPGAVFITTYHNRSGHHLIEFLMVKWGLKCLKLLDGFSFLPSCKAESLQGNIQLVEITLEKEKPK; this is encoded by the exons ATGGACTCTGCTTCCGCTTCTGCGTCCTCGtcggaggcggaggaggagcccgggcgcgcTCCGCCGCCGCGCATGACCACGGTCTCGCGCCACTACTTCGGCGGCGCCTCTGCCGAGAGCGACCACGACCTCCGCGTCGACATCGTCGAG AACATAGAGGAGGATTACGGGATGTTCGTCTGGCCATGCAGCGTCATCCTCGCGGAATACGTGTGGCAGCAGAGGCCGCGCTTCTCCCGCTCCAGAGTTGTCGAG CTTGGTGCGGGAACCTCGCTACCGGGTTTAGTAGCTGCAAAAGTTGGAGCAGATGTTACGCTGACAGACATTGCACATAATGCAGAA GTACTGGACAATATACGGCAAATATGCAGTCTCAATAACGCCAACTGCACG GTACTGGGACTTACCTGGGGAGATTGGGATGAACCTGTGTTTGATTTGCACCCTGATATTATTCTTGGAGCCGATGTGCTTTATGATTCAGCAA AATTTGACGATCTCTTCGCGACGGTTACCTTCCTCCTGGAAAATTCTCCTGGGGCAGTGTTCATCACCACATACCACAATCGCAG TGGTCATCACTTGATTGAATTTTTGATGGTGAAGTGGGGTTTGAAATGTTTGAAGCTTCTGGATGGTTTCTCTTTCCTTCCCTCGTGCAAGGCTGAATCACTACAGGGAAATATTCAGCTAGTGGAGATCACACTTGAGAAGGAAAAACCAAAATGA